AGGGCATTCAACGCCAGACTCTGTCAAACTTCAATGCACAGGCAACTTGATTTGCAAATGAAAGAGTTTATGTGGAAAGCAGATCTTTTAGTCATCATTCGTATGATTAACTCGATTTTCTATGCTGGTTTACATTAAATGCAATCTCAAATTGATTTCGTCCACTTGTCCTTTAGCCAATTCTCAGCCCCAGAACAAATCCAGCGACGAACGACGCCCTTGGCTGGAAATCGGCCGTCAAGAAGTCtatcatccaattccaaagcGAAAGAACATTGGGGGGTCTGGTTCCTCCCGCAGCATCTTTGGTGTAAAATAAATTCTCAAACTTGCTTGCGGCCTTGTTCCAATCGACGCGGACAAGCGATGCTGAGCCCATATACTATAGTCGACATGCGTCAGATATGATTGCGGATAACGATCTAAAAGAGTTCATATCACACACCTGGAGGAGGACGAAAACACCACCGAGGAACCACGCGACTGCTTTAGCACCTTTTTTGACAAACACTCCGGCGCATAACCCCACAACCGTGCCAAAGCTCAATTCATACAACGACACAGATGATACAGGAGGAGGGGGCCTATCGTCCGGGTAAATAGAGTCTGTTGCTttcggaggtggaggtgctGACGAGATCCATTTACTGTAAGTCAAAGTCTACCTGCGCTGGGAAAAGTAATACTGACCATCACAGAAAACAGGTTCCTTCCGAAGAGTAGACAACCCAATACCAACTCCAGCAACAGCAATCCCTTTTGTTACGAAAGATAAGCTTGGACGATTCTGCCCAGCCTCGTGCAATGCCCTCCATATCGGAGAAGGGAAATTACGGGAAGTAGTAGAGGCAAACCGGGAGCCAGAGGTTGAGAATGGCTTCAAGGTGGGGTGAGAGAACAATTGTCTAGCATTGGCACTTTTTCCGTTTGCTGCCGACGTCAGGCAGCGCCGTGATACGAGTGAAGGTAGGACGAATGCCATGGACGCAGCGTGTAAGTCAAGTTTTAAGTGTGTGTACCCGGGTTTTGAATTTGGGCAGCGAGCGCGACATCTTACGGGTGACGTCATCGACAACCTATGTCGTTCGCGGCCGTACGCATAGACGCTTTGATTTCGATTTTCTATTTACTATCTTACATATTGGGATCCTTGATAAATTATTATTGAAGTTGACATCTCCAAAATGCTTTACTCTAAATTGCAAAGAAGAACTCGAATGGCAGTGTTAAATATAACCAGCCATCTTACTCCCTTCCTTCAACACGGCGTCCTCCATTAACATGACGTGGTTCGGTTGCTTGTTGCCTCCAGTAGTTCACTGCATCCATCCGGTTACCGTTCGATGCTGCCCAATTATTCGGTGGTGGAGCGCTTCCAGTACGATACTCTCCATTCATTTGCGCACCCACCATCATTTGCCCGATCTGTTCGTGCAAGCTAGCAGTATCCAGAGAAGCCCCGTATCGCTGTACATTTCTCCCCTCAAACCTTGCTGGAGACGGTGGAAGCACAGGATGAGCCGGTAAAACCGCAGAGAGTGGTGTAACAGGCAGGTTACTGAATGATCCATGTTGGGGCGATGGTGATCGCGGAACCGAAGAGACGCTAGGGTTGCGACTGGGTTGAGGATGAGAGTGAGCATGCATGCTATCAGGGCTAGTCGGAGAGTCAAGAGAACGAGCCAGTGGAGATGGTGTGCGCATCATGAGGGCTTCACGCATTTGCATTGCCATAGACTGTTGCTGATTTGACGCTATATTGTTGACAGGCGCAACGGGAGACGCTAACGGACTAGTAACACGAGGAGGGTAGTAGGCTGGACCTCTCCTCTGTGAATAACCAGGCTGGCTGGGCGGCTGAGGGAAATTCAGATTTAACCCATTACCAACATAACCAAGgccaggaggaggagaagaataaCCGGGTTGCATTT
This Psilocybe cubensis strain MGC-MH-2018 chromosome 3, whole genome shotgun sequence DNA region includes the following protein-coding sequences:
- a CDS encoding FUN14 domain-containing protein 1, coding for MAFVLPSLVSRRCLTSAANGKSANARQLFSHPTLKPFSTSGSRFASTTSRNFPSPIWRALHEAGQNRPSLSFVTKGIAVAGVGIGLSTLRKEPVFCDAPPPPKATDSIYPDDRPPPPVSSVSLYELSFGTVVGLCAGVFVKKGAKAVAWFLGGVFVLLQYMGSASLVRVDWNKAASKFENLFYTKDAAGGTRPPNVLSLWNWMIDFLTADFQPRASFVAGFVLGLRIG